tgcagcgACTCTTTTTTAGCCAGACAGAATCCGCCCGAAGCCTGTTTATGATGCGATCAATTATGACATCACTCCTACTGTTTTGCAGCTCGACAAGTCTGTGATCAGTGACATCGCTACTGGAGACCCTGCCGCGAAGAACAAAAGCCTCATCAAGATCTGGTGTAAAAAGAACACGACCACGGTACGTGGGAGGAAGGGCAGCCAATCAAAGAGAAGACGGTTGAGCACGCCCCCCACCAGAGGAAAGCTTTTGTTCAGACATGCTGGGAGTTTGGGAAGCCAGCTTGTGTAGTGGATTCCCCTTGACCTACTGGAGCAGTAGTCACAGCAGACTGGGCCTCCTGGCTCACCTCAGTCTCTTGAGAAATGagaacattttcagatgtttcttgcCTGCTATCTTGGCCCTTTTTACAGCATCTCCGAAAAACCCCTTCAGCTCAGAggtgtttttatctttttcccGTAAGCACTTGACAGTGGACTTTGCGCTGGCGACCTCACACAGATCATTGCCCCGGGGCTGCCTGCAGCACTGCCTGACAGGCCAATGAAAATTTAAAGACACAATGTGATCCATACAAAGGCCCCAGTATGCACCAATCTGCTCTGCAtgttgtgagtctgtgtgaTTTTGACGATTAGTTGTAATGTTTTGGTGTCATCCTGCATGACCTTTGCTCCATCTCGAATGATGTCACATGACGTTGGTTCACTCCCATGGCTCTTTGCTTTGATAATGGAGTTTATTCTTATTCAAATTAATGCGCAAGGGAGGTAATAGACAGTTACATGCCAAATCCTGGAGTAATGATGTTATTATATAGTTATTTGTCATGCCCCAAAAAAATCTCCAATGAGAGTCCATGTAAATTAGTACCACATTACAGTCCCATATCACAGTTTTTTAAGAGAAgtaacacacagctgtgctctgcGAAAGGCCAGAACAGGTAAAAAGTTAATCCAGGTGTGGGAGGCAACTGAGGTCATGGCATCCGGGGAAAATTCTGGGAAACTGGTCCTGTCACAAATGTTTTTCCTGGGGTTTCTGTCTGAATCCAGCTATTTAAGATACTTTCCAAAATCTTTTTAGAGACACCagattgattttaaatgatcattttaaggTCAACAGTTGAAAAGTAGCCCTAGTGGGTcacccttaaaaaaaaaacaacacgaATGCACCTTTAACTGACATTTATGCACAGTGTTGTAACAATGTGTGTAACAACTGTTATTCTTAACACCCAAATGAGATAAAAAGTTTGGTGCAGGAGAGCGTTATCAGTCAGCCATCGCTGTAGTGTCAGCTTTAATGGGGCTGTTGGCCTTGAGGGAATGGGTTGTTTTTTTAGATTTAAGAGCTTTATGGTAACAGTAAACTGTGTGTACCCATGAAAACTCTGGTTTTCTACAGCAGAGTGCTTATCTCTCTGGTCTACGTGGCAAAGTCTTCAGAAATGCTATTCTTTTTCAGCAGTAGCCATTAAGGTCATTTGCTCAGGGTTTGcagtggctttttttccccGTGTGTGAGGATATCGTCCTGGTTTTCCAGATTTATAAAGTGCTTCTGGTTCTATGTGCTGCGACTAAATTTCacccctgatttttttttttgggtggggttttgtttttgtaggaGCTGACCAATGTGACTGTGCCCGGGATTGCAAACTGCACTGAgggcgccctctgctggcaggaGGGCAACCTGACATGGACAGAGCAGAACGTGTCTGTGACCATAAACCTAGAAAAGTGTATGTATTGCTGCATGTTCTGTCCCGCTGCTCGTACAGGGATGTCTAATCTGTCCATCCTCACTAAAATCCATCTCTCATCATTTCCCCAACACTCCCTGCACCAAGGATAGAACAAGCAGGTGAAAAAATCAGGTGTTTGTTATAGCTCTGGAGGCAGGCAGAGTTGCAGGAACGCAGGTGTCCCCTCACAGCTGTGTGAGGGCCAGGTTGAGTGGTCAGGTGGGTGCTGTCGCggtttctgtgctgtaatttgAAGCCggagagctgctggagaagcagcCATGCCAGACTATAAAGCGTAATCTAAGAGCGACGACTCTCCAGCCGCCCTCAGACCCCCAGGTCCCGGGACAATGGCTGCCTTTCAGGTCCCTCATGACTAAGCAAACCCCGCCCTGGCCCATGTtggccccctctctccacctgttGAAGGGACCCATTCTTCTCTGCACGTAGATCTCCTGGACAGATAGAGCAAAGTACTGAATCTATCCCTGAATCTGACCTGAATCTGATCCAGTCCCACTCTGACAGGAATGCTGTCCTCTTCCGCATGTGTCCGAGGGGTCACACAGGGAAATAAAGCCTTATATGAACTCCTTCACTCTGCCTGCGGCTGCATGCCTTCCCAGAGGCGCAAAGTGAAATgtactaaaatgaaaatgtaccgTCCTTGCTTTAATAGTaacaatgtagcatagtggtaaggagcagggcttgtgacagAAGGGGTAATGGTTatattccctgctggggcactgctgctgtacccttaaccAAGATGCTTAACCCAGAAGTACCTCAGTAAATActtagctgtataaatggataacatgtaaaaactgtaacctttgtaggtcattctggataagagcacctgctaagtgccagtgatgtaatgtaatgttatgtaatgagtGTTGCTGATCGAGGAGTGACGCGGGACCCTCTGCCCTCAGGCCAGCACATCTTTGCTAATGCTAACCTGCCGGACCTGGCGGTGGGCCTGATCCTGCTGGCTCTGTCCCTGCTGGTGCTCTGCACCTGCCTCATCCTCATCGTCAAGCTGCTCAACTCCATGCTGAAGGGCCAGGTGGCCGTGGTCATCAAGAAGGTGCTCAACACAGGTGGGCATGTGTTTCGCCTTCTGTGCAGGTACACGGGTGCTTAACACCTGAGTGCAGAGGTACAGGTGTTTCACCATTAGCACAGGTACACAGGCAGTTCACCATGAACATAAGAATACAGGTGTTATACCCTAAGCACAGTTATACAGGTGTTATACCCTAAGCACAGGTACACAGGTATGTCACTCCAAGCACATGTGCACAGGTGTCAGTCTTGGCATCCGATGGTAAACAAAAGAAACTGTATTTTATCCTGGTGTTTGATAGTCAACTCAGGTACTAATATCCTGGAGTTTGATGAGCAACTCAGGTACAGAGATCCTGGAGTCTGACCTATCAGCACAGGTGCACTAATCCTGTAGCTGAACAGTCAGCTCAGGTACAGCTGCTCTTCAGAGTGAACGCAGTTGCGGTGGTGAtgctgatgatggtgatgatgctCACATGTTTTCGCTGGTTTGGTCTGTCTGCAGATTTCCCTTTCCCCTTCAGTTGGGTGACAGGCTACATCGCCATCCTTGTTGGAGCAGGGATGACCTTCATCGTGCAGAGCAGCTCAGTCTTCACCTCCGCCATCACCCCCCTCGTCGGTGAGTTACACTCAGcactgacccctgctggtcagacATATGAAAGCgtgtctgtgtccatctgaATGCATGTCTGATGCTGTGGTCTTAGCAAAATAATTGTGGCAAAGCGATTCACAGATAACACTGCAGGTATCCCAGAGGAGTAGAAACAGTGAGGtattacataaacattattATAGAAGAGATGCAAACGAGGTGCTCTTGAGAAGATGGATGCTCTCTGTGCTTCCTGGTGATTGGTGGTTCATGGTAGCTCCTCCCCTCGGTGGTTTGAGCGTGAACATGTTTCcgttctctgtctttcctccagGTATTGGTGTTATTAGCATCGAGAGGGCCTATCCCCTGACGCTAGGCTCCAACATcggcaccaccaccaccgccatcCTGGCTGCCATGGCCAGTCCGGGAGAGACGCTGGCTAACTCCCTGCAGGTCAGTCAGCCCATCCACGTTAACCAATCACTTCTTTCTGCTCAggtattaatttttttaattggtgGTTTATCTACCTGCAGGCCACGAGAGCAAAACACAGATACGCATATACACCACTGTATGGCTACTTCAGAGTAGATACAGATGCTTTATACTATTACAATTGCTTGATATGAGATTATCAGTTTCTCTGAGGTTACTGGTTGGAGGTTTTTGCTGAGCCTAAGTGTCTTGGTCCTACCTGGTGCATTAAACATGGTAACAAAAGAGGATGCAGGAAGAGAAGAAGTGGTATAGTTCATACCTAAAGTAGAGTAggagtacagtgcagtacagtagAGTACAGGAGAGTGCAGTACAGgagagtacagtacagtagagtGCAGTACAGGAGAGTGCAGTGCAGGAGATTACAGTGGAATTGATAGCAGTCGAGCAGAGGGCTGCTGTTGTCCTGTTCACCTCCGTCACGCGGGTCTCTCCTTTCCAGATCGCTCTGTGCCATTTCTTCTTCAACATTGCCGGGATCCTGCTGTGGTACCCCATCCCATTCATGCGCGTGCCCATCCGCCTGGCCAAGGCCCTGGGCGACCGCACCGCCAAGTACCGCTGGTTCGCAGTCCTCTACCTGATCCTGTGCTTCCTGGTGCTGCCTCTGGGCGTGTTCGGCCTGTCGCTGGCCGGGTGGCAGGTGCTGGTAGGCGTGGGCGTGCCCATCCTCGTGCTGGCACTCGTCGTCATCGTCATCAACGTCATGCAGTCGCGCTGGCCCCAGCACCTGCCGGCCGTGCTGCGCACCTGGGACTTCCTGCCCAGGTGGATGCACTCGCTGGCCCCGCTGGACCGCGTGGTCACCGCCGGCATGGCGTTCTGCGGcacccgctgctgctgctgctgcaagtGCTGCCGGAACGCCGGCAGCGGGGAAGAGGACGGCGACGACAAGGCCGCACTGGAGAAGAAGGGCCCGCGTGACCTGGAGATGTACGACAACCCTGCCCTGTCCCATGAAAACGAGCCGGAGGCGGCTCCGAGGGGCGCCAGCGGGCAGGGAGACCTCAAAGCCACGCAACTGTAACCCCGCCCCCACAGGCCTGTAAACACTCCGCCCACCACGCATCCCCCAAACCCGACTGACTCACACCCCCAGAGCGAACCCAGCGTAGAACCCCGGGACGGCCGAATGTCTTCGTCCCTGTTTCTGTGCTAACGCGAGTTGAACGCTGTAAAGGTCCGCTCTGGTGTGATCTACTCCGGTCTGGTTTAAGTCTGATCCGGTTCAATCTGACTCTTAGAAGACAGAGCGACAGATACACATTGAGGACTGGATGTGTGGtaattgtgctgtgatgtgctgcTTGTGATGTATGTTAGGACCCACTGAATGAATGTTCTTACAGTTAAAAGCCAGTTAGGGAGCCGCCATTTTGGCTCAGGAGGTGAACTCTCTGCCACCATTTTGGTTTAGGAACTGCAATTTCTGAACTGTCTTTGTTTTAACAATCTGGCATATTCCCACCGATTAAATTCCCTGAAAATGTTCTCTTGCCAGACCAACATGGAAGACAGTTGACAAAAGCACTTAGGCTCTGTTTAAggcattttgctgtttttacagctcatgtatttatattttgaataatgtattttaaatacgtaatgGAACTTATTGACAGATGAAACAggggaaaacacacattcttattatatgtttgattttttcctctgtcctctctctctctgtactgtaaATTGAAAACCTATTTAAgtatgtgtattattattttaaaatatttgcaagcAATGCACttgttaaatttatttcaaagaatTGCTATTTGAagttataatttatatattttcctaTTGTCAgggtttgtgttatttttttacagattatttggtactgtactgtacttttaaaGATTCCTCTGTGAATAAGCAAATCTCAGAGACTCTGTGTGGACTTGAATGGTAAAACTGTACActtaaataacaaacaaatacagtttttcaTACCCGTGGTTCAGTCCTGCA
The nucleotide sequence above comes from Megalops cyprinoides isolate fMegCyp1 chromosome 2, fMegCyp1.pri, whole genome shotgun sequence. Encoded proteins:
- the slc34a2b gene encoding solute carrier family 34 member 2b, translating into MAPRPEADNHSTSTQSKEQVILPAYSTVALMDEEPEPYDPWSLPELQDTGVKWSELDTKGKVLRVVTSIGKFFLLLGFLYIFVCSLDVLSSAFQLVGGKAAGDIFQDNAVLSNPVAGLVIGVMVTVLVQSSSTSSSIIVSMVSSGLLEVQSAVPIIMGANIGTSVTNTIVAMMQAGDRNEFRRAFGGATVHDFFNWLSVLVLLPLEVATGFLYKLTELMIDSFQIESGEDAPDLLNVITDPLTNSIIQLDKSVISDIATGDPAAKNKSLIKIWCKKNTTTELTNVTVPGIANCTEGALCWQEGNLTWTEQNVSVTINLEKCQHIFANANLPDLAVGLILLALSLLVLCTCLILIVKLLNSMLKGQVAVVIKKVLNTDFPFPFSWVTGYIAILVGAGMTFIVQSSSVFTSAITPLVGIGVISIERAYPLTLGSNIGTTTTAILAAMASPGETLANSLQIALCHFFFNIAGILLWYPIPFMRVPIRLAKALGDRTAKYRWFAVLYLILCFLVLPLGVFGLSLAGWQVLVGVGVPILVLALVVIVINVMQSRWPQHLPAVLRTWDFLPRWMHSLAPLDRVVTAGMAFCGTRCCCCCKCCRNAGSGEEDGDDKAALEKKGPRDLEMYDNPALSHENEPEAAPRGASGQGDLKATQL